tggaaggagaaaagaaatgaaaatgcGGATGCGAAGAAGATGGAAACGGGATTTGAGAGAACTAGTCTCTCCAATTGTAATTGTAATTTGTGAAAGAAACATCGGGCATTTGTAAAAGAACCATTgatccagattttttttttaatccccaAAAAAGTTAATTCggctttttaaataaatattttaaaaaataactctAATGGCGCTTTAAAGCGTCCTTAGAATAAGTATTGCCAACGTCGGCAAAGCTCCCattattttccgacgcttttgaaaagcgtcggcaaaaaacaaTTCTACTCTACGTGAGCCAATACTTTTGCGACGCTTTAGAAAGCATCGGTGCCAAATTTACCGACGTTTATAAACATCGGTATAGACTTTAAAAAGTGCCgagaaagataattttttttgtagtgaTCAATTTCTAAAAAGAGTAAAACCTGTTCCTAATACTATTATATAGGTTCGAACTCATAATCGAAAGAGTTCAACTCTCTTCCAAGTTTTAAAAATATCaactaaaaatatttcaaacatCCAAGCATCTCAATAATTAGAAACATACTAATCAAAGGAGTGACAAATCATGAAACTAGGGATCCTcctaaaacttaaaacataatTAATTAATGAAAAATTTTTGGGGTTGCCTTTTAGTGCAAGCTGTAAGTTCACCAGGTGTTTTAGATGCGGGCCTCGCAACTCATTATCCAACCAAGCTTATTGAAAAACAAGTCATTACCTAAACGTCCATGGATTCCACTAATTTTCACAAGCTACAGAAAATGCTCACATTACGAGAACTTTTTGTATGCATGAAACATGTGTTGCACAGTATGCCGTACAATTAATGAAATAAATTAGCTTGCATAATGTACAAcaaactagaaaagaaaattcagatgcatGAATTGGAAAAAAGTAAGACACATGGAATGCAAACATTTTGATTTATTCTCGAGTGGAATATATCTTGCTCAAGTGATTGTTATTTCAGATAATATTGAATTTTCTCTCTTGCACGCATGTTATGTCGTATTTTACTTATCGAATTAAAAACCTTGACcaatctatatttttttcttcctataCCTGATGGTACAACGTCGTTTTGGAGGAGATCCCTCTGACTTGTGCCTGAAGGACGAGAGCCCCCTGCAGCTTCCCGAAATCCAGCCGCCGTGTCAGCGATCCGAAAAATCTGACAGATAGCGTAGTTGGGCTGCAATTAATAGCGATGGCAAGAAAGACCATCAATCGTATTAGATGCGTCACTTGGGATCAATGAGTAAGTATGGGCAAACTGGCAATTACTTTCAAGCCAAACTTAAAGAAGATCTATACCAGAAAAAGCAAAAAGGGTCGAGAGCTAAACTTTCCTCAGAGCTTTTCTTGGTTCTCACCTGATCATCTTTTTCTCCAAGCGAATATTGTGTCATCATGAACTTGGGTGTGTGAACTCTATTGTCGCCATACCTCAACTTTCGCTTGCACCATTTTTCTCCATCCCCGCTGCCCATGGACTTTGTGTCATGCAGATTCCAGCTACCTTTGCCCACCGGCACTTTCCGTATCGGCTTCCGATTTACATCGTAAAAGAGACGTGTGTAGCACCAGTATCCCTCTGCGCCGATGACAGGAGCCTGTCCGATGGAATCGAAGCATTCTTCCTGAGAATCTGCATATAAGAACATCTGCTCATAAAAGGAAAATCTTGCAGTCCGAAGAACGGGCCGGCACCTGGCTGTATATGTTGTGAAGCACCACATATTCAAATCAATATAGGGagtaatctttctttttttcccttttgtaTGTTTAACTATATCGTTTATCGTGCTTACTAAAAAGTTTTCCGACAACCTCTTATGTTGATAAGGAACGGTATAAATTTGCTTTTTCactctaataaaaataaaaagcacaAAAAAACACATCTATTCTAATAATATATAGTAACAGTCGTACAAAAGAACCAGTACCACAACTACCACATGAACCGCTAATTATAATAGAAGCCGAGCAAGATCCACTACCACCACATAGGTTTTAGGGCAAGCTAGATCAGTACGATAATTACCACATGtttcttctctatttttcttgTAGAGGATCGCCTCACGGATTTCGTCTTTAGCTGCCAGCCGGACATTCAACAGACGAAGGCGAAGAATCCCGTAAAGCCCGATTAACTCGTGGATAGAATTGATGTCCCCCATTGCCAGCAGCCGGACTCGGGATTCTTCAACTGATGAAGTACCTTCACGCGGAAGAGGCAAAAACCCTTCTGCCTAAGTCGTACGTTCTAGGATGCAGGCAGCCCAAAGCCAGCCCAAGCCTCAATTTATACATATAAAATGATATAAAGATTACTAGTTTACCAAAAAAATTTACCATACGATAGAGTCATTTGATGTGTAGCAATTGATGTCATAGGGTGAGGAGCACATGATGTCATACGGGTTGCTTATGGGCAAGGTTTCAGCCAGCTAGCTAGGGTTCAATCCTGAACCCAGAGATTAAATCAAGACTCCattggataaataagtcgagatccagtgCCAAATATTTGAACGTTCGATCATGTACccctacaaaaaaaagaaaatccatgTTCAATCCACCGGCCTATGAATGCAGGTTTATGGGCTTTTTTGGCTAAAGACTTCCAAAAGCTTAAGCATACAATTTCAGTGACTAATGCAATTAGAACGTTGAATAAAATAGAGAAAACAGAATAAAGGGGAAGGCCTACATCCCTAATTTATCAAATTACAATGAAAGGAGACAAAACCATACATGGGAGCCCTTGGTATCATTATCCTTGTTGGATGTGCTCCCAAGTAATATTTACCTATTGGATAATAGGTAATtacatattattttatatattatatattaaatattacaTTGGATAGTAACATTTATCTAATGCATAATATAACATTACCTATGATATATTATatcattataaaatattatataatattatattacatgttATATTAAAGggttattttttttcatatttgcaATATTGTAGATTGTGTCCCAGACTATTCTTATATATCAATTATCATAatcatgatattattataattgtATTATAATATATGGATATACTTATTATAGTTGTAGGATATAGAACTAGATtatatattacataatataataattttatagtAATTTTAATACTATTATTATCACTACTAACATTGATAtgatgatataaatattttgttaATAACATCagcatatattaatataattatttagTTCATACAATTATAAATATACAATTATTTTAACAATTACATTATGTTGTCTacatattatattgttttaataaCCATTATCATGATAATATATAagattaatatattattatattaaaaattCATTGATATCAATATATGAATAATACtattaatatttaatatttaacattatagtaatattaataTCGGTACTAATATTAACATTAATATTAATAAAGTTTTGCTTCATTTTCTTGAGATCATGTCGAGTTATCCAAATGCATAAATTGGTAACAATCATTCTTGACAATTCCAAAGAATCTTAGTAATGGAAATTACACTATTGATTTTCATTCGTGACCTCCGAATGTGGTCGTAAGATGTAAAAATGAATTTTGCATCtactatgtgttttgattttgGTGGTGGACAAATGCAAATATAACTGTTGGAGAGGATCTACAAGGCCTAAAATGATAGTGTACTAAAATTTACAATTTGTAAGGCACCTTACATGTACATCAAGTCATcccaaaaataaagatatgtaaGCATTCCATTATGTTGAACCCAGAAAGGAATAGATGGTAGTATATCCTCCAATCTTGATCTTCAAGGACTTTTCTTATTGGGTACCACCTTCTTGAGGAAGAGAGCGATGAGTAGGAGCTACGAACTACAGACGAGGAATCAAAAGACTAAAGGCAACTAAAAGATAAAGATTAATTGAAAAAGGCTGATCATAAGATTTGGAGAAGGGTTGAATGGCCTGTTCCTCTCTCTCGTCTCCATCCCCTCTCCCCAATGCCCATATTCTCCTCTTGTGCTCTCTCTATATCTTTCTCTCCCCGTGTCTCACACCCAATCTCTTTTCTtcatctctcttctctctcatcCCTATCCTTACAAATTTAGCCCCTTCCCATTGACCCATCTCTCTCTCAACCAATCTGCGTCACTTCTCTCTCAATTAATTTCTCTCATCTCTCTGCCTCCTCTCACGACTCTCATCTCACGACTCTCAATCTTTTGATCTCTCTCCCCTCTCACCTCTCAATTTATTTCCTCACTCTCCCCTTGTCACACCCCGAACCCAAcaccgggtccggtacgcgaccggccgcatgagtcttagagcagtgccctaaagatcatgcaaggcctatgattaacaaaaaatttcaataaatccacaattaatctagtaattcaaatagagcagtccgacatgtccaaataaacaaattagttcaattacaagatcttcaaatgttcatcgacatcaagaaggataaacaaactaactagctaatgactctgatacttgcactctgcgcccatcccatccaaatctaagcatcctgcaactctgataaaaagaaagaaaaaaaaggggatgagcttacagcccagtaagaatccctatacatccacaccaacacaataataataaaaatctgaAAAACACGACAAGTCGAAGCACATATCATGAAGTCATAAActggctatcaaagctcaaataatcgatacaagtatgtacatcaaacatcaataaaagtccagccacacaagaaatatatagtatatgatagctcataaacctgtattatagtttcaatgtcttttcttcaacttgatccggattaattatctttccgatTTTGGGTCAAATCTTGGTCATatttctcagcctgtggtggggcaaccaaattatcacattttcaacctgtggcagggcctgcacattatagttccatatttctagcctgtgatggggcctgccaaagtatcacattttgagcctgtggcggggcctgcacattatagttccacatttctagcctgtgagggggcctgccaaagtatcacattttcagcctgtggcggggcctgcacattatagttccacatttctagcctgtgagggggcctaccaaagtactaCATTTtttagcctgtgacggggcctgccataataacaagataaacccaaattcccttttcatacaatccagtttacatccacacatcaattcctttttatttatttccggctttaaactaaccatggtaacgtttccagcccgtgacggggcaaccaatatcacatggttagtttagagcaccacatccatcagtccaattatgtaggtgtaggttatgcgcatgcatgcatccatcatgataccaaccacaagcgaatacgatcataatatcaaccacaagccaacacgatcaaaatataatttaataaaaactatttttgatttgtctggatcatagcatatcatatatatctaagtataaaaatattatatcatgcaggattggtgtacaaggatccttacctttttattgaaaattcagacaactaatcacccgccctcacggtgatctatgaaccggaatgcgcaggactctgctcagcgtcctctcgtccaatagattgtccccctacagaaccaaatcatcattaaaatttatcaaagataTATGATAATCTAGGACCTCTGTTTGATCCTCTAAAGGGTCTTCTAAAATCTAACATCCCAGGACTTTCTAGAGTCCACAAGGCAGTGCTCTCCCCAGATCCAtgtgcagagagagagagaacccaactagagagagagggaaatatAATAAGAGAAAGGGAATTGGAAAAATCCCtttctctttccctcttcttcttccttcttcccgacgGAAAGGGGAGAAGGGGGCTCGGCCGTAGGTGGCCTACGGCCGGCAACGCTCCATGGTCGTCGTTCTGTGGCGTGCCGGTGGTGATACGCCCGGCGACGGTTGGCCGTGCCACGCCCTGCGACGGCCGGCCGGCCGGAACggaagaggagaaggccgaACCGGCTCGGCTTCTCCATCATTTCGGAGGCTTTCCGGCCTCATTCTCAAAGAAGCAAAGGCCAAAAacgaagaaggaggagaagaaggtgctcaccttgcctccggcgagGTCCTCCCGACCGGATCGACGGCGACCGCGTCGATTCCTCCCGTGGCAAGGTAATACccaatctctttctctctttttctttttttgtgtgtgaaCGGCTCTCGACGGATGCCCTAGGAAGAGGGGAGGTCTTGGCCCGGTTGCTAGGGTTTTTATCACCCTAAGATCCCCCTTTCCGGTGGATTCGGGAGGAGGGGGCGAGGAGGATTTCcgaaaaacaggggagggagggcGTTTCAATCGGGAGACTCCCTCCCCCTTGCACGTGTTGGGCCGCCCTTGCTCAAGGGCCGGCCCAACTCAAATGTGGGCC
This portion of the Phoenix dactylifera cultivar Barhee BC4 chromosome 11, palm_55x_up_171113_PBpolish2nd_filt_p, whole genome shotgun sequence genome encodes:
- the LOC113461104 gene encoding uncharacterized protein LOC113461104, which produces MCFFVLFIFIRVKKQIYTVPYQHKRLSENFLVSTINDIVKHTKGKKRKITPYIDLNMWCFTTYTARCRPVLRTARFSFYEQMFLYADSQEECFDSIGQAPVIGAEGYWCYTRLFYDVNRKPIRKVPVGKGSWNLHDTKSMGSGDGEKWCKRKLRYGDNRVHTPKFMMTQYSLGEKDDQPNYAICQIFRIADTAAGFREAAGGSRPSGTSQRDLLQNDVVPSGIGRKKYRLVKVFNSISKIRHNMRAREKIQYYLK